From the bacterium genome, one window contains:
- a CDS encoding DUF1579 domain-containing protein has protein sequence MAHEELSAGHKKLELLAGEWHGEEHMHPSEWDPAGGTAQGINITRLALGGLAAINDYVQKKDGKTTFEGHGIYSYNPEEDLYTMYWLDSIGSPPEIFTGRFVEKVLTMTSRNPNMQVRLRWDMTDPGRMLSSMEMSQDGKQWKQLFDAVYTRKS, from the coding sequence ATGGCGCACGAAGAACTATCTGCCGGACATAAAAAACTCGAGCTGCTCGCTGGTGAGTGGCACGGGGAAGAGCACATGCATCCCTCTGAATGGGACCCGGCCGGGGGCACCGCTCAGGGGATCAATATCACGCGTCTCGCTCTCGGGGGTCTTGCCGCGATCAATGATTACGTGCAGAAAAAGGATGGCAAAACGACGTTTGAGGGACACGGAATCTATTCCTATAATCCGGAAGAAGACCTGTACACGATGTACTGGCTTGATTCCATCGGCTCCCCACCTGAAATTTTTACGGGCCGGTTCGTTGAAAAGGTGCTCACTATGACGAGCAGGAATCCGAACATGCAGGTTCGCCTGCGGTGGGATATGACCGACCCCGGGCGCATGCTCTCCTCCATGGAGATGTCTCAGGACGGCAAGCAGTGGAAGCAGCTTTTCGATGCAGTCTACACCAGGAAATCCTGA
- a CDS encoding TfoX/Sxy family protein, whose translation MAFDEILAERIRQQLTRRNDIIEKRMFGGIAFMLSGNMCCGVIRDELMLRVGENQSKLALSRPHARVMDFTGKPMKGMVYVEPSGIVSDADLRDWLEMAIGFASSLPPK comes from the coding sequence ATGGCATTCGACGAAATTCTCGCTGAACGCATCAGACAGCAGTTGACGCGCCGCAACGATATAATAGAAAAACGCATGTTCGGTGGAATAGCATTCATGCTCTCGGGCAACATGTGCTGTGGTGTGATCCGCGATGAGCTGATGCTGCGTGTGGGTGAGAACCAGTCTAAGCTCGCGCTCAGCAGACCCCACGCACGTGTAATGGATTTTACCGGGAAGCCAATGAAGGGCATGGTGTACGTGGAGCCCAGCGGTATCGTGTCCGATGCGGATCTTCGCGACTGGCTGGAAATGGCTATAGGCTTCGCCTCGTCGCTGCCTCCCAAATAG
- a CDS encoding NAD(P)-binding domain-containing protein produces MASERRYKMNVAILGSGGVGKTLAEGFVRHGHAVMVGSREPKKLADWVEERCPEAKTGQAAETAAFGEIVVLAVKGTAALNVLEAAGKDALRGKIIIDATNPIAEEAPENGVLHFFTDLKTSLMEQLQTAVPDAHFVKAFNSVGAHLMVNPALGATPTMFICGNNENAKQETTAILQKFGWEVEDMGGVEAARAIEPLCILWCIPGFLNQQWTHAFKLLKAG; encoded by the coding sequence ATGGCGTCAGAAAGGAGATATAAGATGAATGTTGCAATTCTCGGATCCGGTGGTGTCGGAAAAACGCTGGCTGAGGGATTTGTCAGGCATGGACACGCGGTCATGGTCGGTAGCCGCGAGCCGAAGAAACTGGCGGACTGGGTAGAGGAACGCTGTCCCGAAGCAAAAACCGGACAGGCAGCGGAGACGGCTGCGTTTGGAGAAATTGTAGTTCTCGCGGTCAAAGGTACGGCTGCGTTGAACGTGCTTGAAGCCGCTGGCAAGGACGCCCTGCGTGGGAAAATCATTATCGATGCAACAAATCCTATCGCCGAGGAAGCGCCGGAAAATGGTGTACTGCACTTTTTCACCGACCTCAAGACTTCGTTGATGGAACAGTTGCAGACCGCCGTACCGGATGCACATTTCGTGAAGGCATTCAATTCCGTCGGAGCACACCTGATGGTCAATCCGGCACTCGGTGCCACGCCCACAATGTTCATCTGCGGGAACAATGAAAATGCAAAGCAGGAAACCACAGCTATTCTGCAGAAATTTGGCTGGGAAGTGGAAGACATGGGCGGTGTCGAAGCCGCCCGCGCCATCGAGCCGTTGTGTATACTCTGGTGCATTCCGGGATTTCTCAATCAGCAATGGACCCATGCGTTCAAGCTGCTGAAAGCAGGATGA
- a CDS encoding carbonic anhydrase: MITAQEALARLKEGNRRFVAGERNTDTDADHIRRQELLEGQTPFATILGCSDSRVPAEIVFDQGLGDLFVIRIAGNVVAPSQIGSVEFAAEKFGTPLVVVLGHTQCGAVQATIEEMTRASETQSPHLRSIVERVRPAVESLLHTELRNDHDALMAEAVRANVRLAADHLRHGSRILEQRLLDNELMIVGAEYSLESGMVDFFDSTPQP, translated from the coding sequence GTGATTACTGCACAGGAAGCGCTGGCAAGGCTGAAGGAGGGCAATCGCCGCTTCGTGGCGGGTGAGCGGAATACGGATACCGATGCGGACCACATCCGCAGGCAGGAGTTGCTTGAGGGACAAACGCCGTTTGCGACCATACTCGGTTGTTCGGATTCCCGCGTCCCTGCGGAAATCGTTTTCGACCAGGGTCTCGGTGATCTCTTCGTCATTCGCATCGCCGGCAATGTGGTGGCACCCTCTCAAATCGGCAGCGTCGAGTTTGCCGCGGAAAAATTCGGGACCCCTCTCGTCGTCGTGCTGGGACACACACAATGCGGCGCCGTACAGGCGACGATCGAGGAAATGACACGTGCCTCGGAAACACAATCCCCCCACCTTCGCTCCATCGTCGAGCGGGTGCGTCCCGCGGTCGAATCCCTGCTGCATACTGAACTCCGAAACGATCATGACGCCCTGATGGCAGAAGCCGTTCGCGCGAATGTCCGCCTGGCCGCAGACCATCTCCGCCATGGTTCACGCATTCTCGAACAACGTTTGCTCGATAATGAACTGATGATTGTCGGCGCGGAATATTCCCTTGAGAGCGGCATGGTAGACTTTTTCGACAGCACACCGCAGCCATAA
- a CDS encoding helix-turn-helix transcriptional regulator, whose product MPRQHIRNTVRLLREEKGMTQADLARACGCTRQTIIMLEQERYVPSLSLAFAVARVLGASVENVFREDTSDEEN is encoded by the coding sequence ATGCCTAGGCAGCATATTCGTAACACTGTGCGTCTGCTGCGGGAAGAGAAGGGGATGACACAGGCCGATCTCGCCAGGGCCTGCGGCTGCACGCGGCAGACCATCATCATGCTGGAACAGGAACGGTATGTCCCCTCCCTGTCCCTCGCATTCGCCGTCGCGCGTGTGCTGGGTGCATCCGTGGAAAATGTCTTCAGGGAAGACACCTCCGACGAAGAAAACTGA
- a CDS encoding T9SS type A sorting domain-containing protein, with the protein MERRKLLKGLGIAGLATVLPVKGSAAAFQGKVRQAELSRPAGASCWLTPETTEGPYYFDPGLLRSDIRLDTQNNVLHDGLPLDLTISVVNVSCQPVAGVLVDIWHANRGGLYSGYVQPQGNTTNQNFLRGTQVTDEQGNCRFETIYPGWYPGRTTHIHFKVRLSSMAYVTSQFAFEDAVNADVYDTALYADRGQNTTTNASDGVFRDATPEHLLAEVEPDPVSGGYRGTYTIGIDSPTDIDQDVRRPEECWLAPNYPNPFAERTAVTYNLNRPGHVEISVFDAAGKMRAKLVDEQRQAGQHVAPFDAGGLPSGYYFCRMRAGEYVAIREMLLIRR; encoded by the coding sequence ATGGAACGACGGAAACTCTTGAAGGGATTGGGGATTGCTGGATTGGCTACGGTACTGCCCGTGAAAGGTTCGGCAGCTGCTTTTCAGGGAAAAGTGCGTCAGGCGGAACTGTCTCGTCCCGCGGGTGCTTCATGCTGGCTGACACCGGAGACAACGGAGGGGCCGTACTATTTCGATCCCGGGTTGTTGCGCTCGGATATCCGGTTGGACACGCAGAACAACGTTCTGCATGATGGACTCCCGCTCGACCTCACCATCTCTGTGGTGAACGTTTCGTGTCAGCCTGTCGCCGGAGTACTGGTGGATATCTGGCATGCGAACAGGGGTGGACTGTACTCAGGATACGTACAACCCCAGGGAAACACGACGAATCAGAATTTCCTCCGGGGTACACAGGTGACGGACGAGCAGGGGAACTGCCGTTTTGAGACCATCTATCCGGGGTGGTATCCCGGCCGCACGACGCATATTCATTTCAAGGTGCGTCTTTCCTCAATGGCCTATGTCACCTCGCAGTTTGCTTTTGAGGATGCTGTAAACGCGGATGTCTATGACACCGCCCTGTATGCAGACCGGGGACAGAATACGACCACGAATGCCAGTGACGGAGTGTTTCGCGATGCGACGCCCGAGCATCTGCTTGCTGAAGTCGAGCCCGACCCTGTATCAGGGGGATATCGAGGCACGTACACGATCGGTATTGATTCGCCGACGGATATCGATCAGGACGTGCGTCGTCCCGAGGAGTGCTGGCTAGCACCGAATTACCCGAATCCCTTCGCGGAGCGAACGGCCGTGACCTACAATCTGAACCGTCCCGGACATGTAGAAATCAGTGTTTTTGATGCGGCTGGGAAGATGCGCGCGAAACTGGTGGATGAACAGCGGCAGGCCGGACAGCATGTGGCGCCGTTCGACGCTGGGGGACTCCCGAGCGGATATTATTTCTGTCGCATGCGGGCAGGCGAGTATGTTGCCATTCGTGAGATGCTTCTTATTCGCCGCTAG
- a CDS encoding T9SS type A sorting domain-containing protein — translation MKSLVLYCFALVCLLSGSVLATTHTVVNSGFSFSPSSLTINVGDTVVFNLGSAHNVVEVSQATWNANGNTPLSGGFTLPFGGGTLIFSTAGTEYYVCSPHASSGMKGTINVVQTTVSTSTLAASSYCVGDMMTVPYTASGNFQAGNTFTAQLSDGSGSFSSPTTLGSVASTTSGQISGSIPGSVVTGTGYRVRVVSSMPVLVANDNGSDLSISEVPNASITPAGPTTFCEGSSVTLDASPTGAGLTYIWRRDGIVIVAASGASYIAALAGQYTVEVSNGTCSSTSSPRPVFVNPADPTTLTWTAAVDTDWGTVGNWDNPCAVPTAGDTVIINGGVQPPAGTPALSIDRLVLNNSAGLTLNNDLEITGVLVMSSGSITLGINNLTISSAAMISGATSSNFIITDGSGELRQEGLGSGGRSAAVLFPVGINGFSYTPVSVTNAGTQDVFAVRVAEDVLTDGSSGSALLTDIVDRTWFISEGIAGGSNADLTFMWNGADELPAFDRTACFAAHHDGSDWSPVQSIGAASGGPVYQRTATGVSSFSPFAIGDASSPLPVELSRFSADVDGRMVHLRWETTQETDCAGFAVQRADERQADWEDIIFLPSRSPRLGTQYFYTDETPGSGTWSYRLRQVDLDGSESYSPVLRVQVITAASLALENLYPNPVFLSNGASVSLQLRSAQNAPVRLTLHNVLGEEVMQLFEGNLAAGESRQLQATLSSLVPGVYIYRLSQGDVLRQYRMLVQH, via the coding sequence ATGAAATCGTTAGTACTGTATTGCTTTGCGCTCGTGTGTCTGTTGAGCGGATCCGTCTTGGCCACGACGCATACTGTGGTGAATTCAGGGTTCAGTTTCAGTCCCTCGAGTCTTACCATAAACGTTGGTGACACGGTGGTGTTCAATCTCGGATCAGCGCATAATGTTGTTGAGGTGAGCCAGGCCACTTGGAACGCCAACGGGAACACCCCGTTGAGCGGAGGATTTACGCTCCCGTTCGGTGGAGGGACGCTGATCTTCAGTACTGCGGGAACGGAGTATTACGTCTGCTCGCCTCATGCCTCGTCCGGAATGAAAGGCACGATTAATGTCGTGCAGACCACCGTCTCCACCAGTACGCTCGCCGCGTCCAGCTACTGCGTGGGCGATATGATGACAGTGCCGTACACCGCGAGTGGAAACTTCCAGGCGGGGAATACGTTTACGGCGCAGCTCTCCGACGGCAGTGGTTCCTTTTCGAGTCCAACCACCCTGGGAAGCGTAGCCAGCACGACTTCGGGACAGATTTCGGGCAGCATTCCCGGCAGCGTCGTCACGGGCACGGGCTACCGTGTACGCGTTGTTTCGAGCATGCCAGTCCTGGTCGCCAACGACAACGGGAGCGACCTGTCGATAAGCGAGGTCCCGAATGCCAGCATCACTCCTGCCGGACCGACGACGTTCTGTGAAGGATCGAGCGTTACGCTTGACGCTTCACCAACGGGTGCGGGACTCACATACATATGGCGGCGGGACGGTATTGTAATCGTCGCCGCCTCCGGGGCGAGTTATATTGCAGCTCTGGCGGGACAATACACTGTTGAGGTAAGCAATGGCACGTGTTCATCAACGTCCTCCCCGCGTCCGGTGTTCGTCAATCCCGCTGATCCGACTACACTGACATGGACGGCAGCGGTGGATACCGACTGGGGGACCGTGGGGAACTGGGACAATCCCTGCGCCGTGCCGACTGCCGGTGACACGGTCATCATCAATGGAGGCGTGCAGCCGCCTGCAGGCACACCGGCACTTTCCATCGACCGTCTCGTGCTCAACAACTCTGCCGGACTCACACTCAACAATGACCTGGAAATCACTGGCGTGCTGGTGATGAGCAGCGGGTCTATCACACTCGGGATAAACAATCTCACGATCAGTTCCGCTGCGATGATCTCGGGTGCGACATCCTCAAACTTTATCATCACGGATGGAAGTGGGGAACTGCGTCAGGAGGGACTTGGTAGTGGTGGCCGCAGCGCTGCGGTGCTTTTCCCGGTGGGAATAAACGGGTTCAGTTATACCCCGGTATCGGTGACCAATGCCGGAACGCAGGATGTGTTCGCTGTGCGTGTCGCGGAGGATGTGCTCACAGACGGCAGCAGCGGGAGCGCCCTGCTGACGGATATTGTGGACAGAACGTGGTTTATCAGTGAAGGCATCGCGGGAGGGAGCAACGCGGACCTCACGTTCATGTGGAACGGCGCGGATGAACTTCCCGCGTTTGATCGTACGGCGTGTTTTGCCGCACATCACGATGGCTCTGATTGGTCCCCTGTGCAATCCATCGGCGCAGCGAGCGGGGGACCGGTGTACCAGCGTACGGCAACAGGGGTTTCCAGCTTTTCTCCCTTCGCCATCGGAGATGCCTCATCGCCACTTCCCGTGGAGCTGAGCAGGTTTTCGGCGGATGTGGATGGGCGCATGGTTCATCTTCGCTGGGAAACAACGCAGGAAACAGACTGCGCAGGATTCGCGGTGCAGCGGGCGGACGAGCGTCAGGCGGACTGGGAGGATATCATATTTCTCCCGAGCCGGAGTCCCCGTCTCGGAACACAATATTTCTATACCGATGAGACACCGGGAAGCGGTACATGGTCGTACCGACTGCGGCAGGTGGACCTCGATGGCAGCGAGTCGTATTCGCCGGTGCTGCGCGTGCAGGTGATCACCGCCGCCTCGCTGGCCCTCGAGAATCTGTATCCCAATCCGGTATTCCTTTCGAATGGCGCCAGTGTAAGCCTCCAGCTGAGGTCCGCGCAGAATGCACCGGTGCGTCTGACGCTGCACAATGTGTTGGGCGAGGAAGTCATGCAGCTGTTCGAAGGCAACCTCGCAGCAGGTGAGAGCCGGCAGCTGCAGGCCACGCTCTCATCTCTTGTGCCCGGAGTATACATCTACCGGTTGTCACAGGGCGATGTTCTGCGGCAGTACCGAATGCTGGTCCAGCACTGA
- a CDS encoding transposase — protein MKHRRKLSSMRARWIDYSSPGWYHCTMCLKRRIDMFGEIRDDEMHLNEFGKIVQRLIIQATDKYDGLQIETFCVMPDHVHLLIRITTAGHVSKPTQVLSHAEWKKERRKMLIPLAVGFIKASSAREINKIRGMTGTPLWQETYFDRRVTDDEFVDNIRGYIRYNARHHSPVQRDRSRQGRT, from the coding sequence ATGAAACACCGTAGGAAATTATCATCAATGCGTGCGAGGTGGATCGATTATTCTTCACCCGGCTGGTATCATTGCACGATGTGCTTGAAGAGACGGATCGATATGTTCGGGGAAATCCGCGACGACGAAATGCATCTCAATGAGTTTGGGAAAATTGTGCAGCGCCTCATCATCCAGGCAACGGATAAATATGATGGATTACAAATCGAGACGTTCTGCGTAATGCCTGACCATGTCCATCTTCTCATCAGAATTACCACCGCTGGTCACGTATCCAAACCTACGCAGGTACTTTCACACGCAGAATGGAAAAAAGAGCGGCGGAAGATGTTGATTCCCCTCGCGGTGGGGTTTATCAAGGCTTCAAGTGCCCGAGAAATTAACAAAATTCGCGGAATGACCGGCACTCCACTCTGGCAGGAAACATACTTTGACCGGCGTGTTACTGACGACGAGTTCGTGGATAACATACGAGGGTATATACGATACAACGCACGGCATCACTCACCGGTGCAACGGGATCGATCCAGACAGGGACGCACTTGA
- a CDS encoding tetratricopeptide repeat protein yields the protein MRATLCSALRGPVSCVIVVVIIAGMHGIAHAQSVDSLKALADRSPPDSSLVLLLNRIAQQLSPRDPDEALVYINDARALAEKLAWKQGKAEVLNTLGALHTNAGSFEQALTDFQQSRELYRTLRDETGISRALRNIGVVQRRIGNLQEAFDYTRRSLDAARSAGDSLAMAKALVNLGNIENQRKNNEKAIAYFNACNGIFRRAGDHFGESTVLNGMANAYVQLGRLTEALRLYRNSLEMNQRRGDMRAVAIIRTNIGEIHKKRKDWASAIRTYSQALETARDIGAMNLQRIASEHLAECLAATGNYRQAYQYQLQHNAIRDSLFNSEVLHQINSKTRAYEIREREQQIALLEATSKLQEERIARESLLRNFIILAVILLTVAAVWIFSIARKRKRRNAELRSTIAQLHRTQEQLIHAEKMATLGRLSTGIAHEILNPLNFINNFADLSSELLTENAVPGDTPLQLSREDLRSLQANLEKIAGYGRRAEGIVKSMVQHGEGSTEAPEPTDLNALLRRMLTIARGAQGPEPRDVPYILNLTLDGNIADLPLRPRELSRAILNLHQNALDALEEKAGEGNAFQPTISVSTRQEANSVVLRFQDNGSGITDSVLPRIFEPFFTTKSTGKNAGLGLSIAYDIIVEGHNGSIRAESTPGTGTEFIITLPRNSS from the coding sequence ATGCGTGCCACCCTTTGCTCCGCATTACGGGGACCCGTGTCGTGCGTGATTGTGGTCGTAATCATCGCCGGCATGCATGGTATTGCGCACGCGCAGTCCGTCGACAGTCTCAAGGCGCTGGCGGACCGCTCGCCACCTGATAGCTCCCTGGTACTGCTTCTCAACAGGATTGCCCAGCAACTGAGTCCCCGTGATCCCGACGAGGCGCTCGTCTACATCAATGACGCAAGGGCGCTCGCTGAAAAGCTTGCATGGAAGCAGGGGAAAGCTGAGGTCCTCAATACGTTGGGGGCCCTGCACACGAACGCGGGCAGCTTCGAGCAGGCACTGACTGATTTTCAACAGAGCCGTGAACTCTACCGGACACTTCGTGACGAAACCGGCATATCTCGTGCATTGCGAAATATCGGGGTCGTGCAACGTCGCATCGGAAATCTGCAGGAAGCGTTTGACTACACGCGGCGCAGCCTCGATGCGGCACGGAGCGCAGGGGATTCGCTTGCCATGGCCAAGGCACTGGTGAATCTCGGGAACATTGAGAATCAGCGGAAGAATAATGAAAAGGCGATCGCCTATTTCAATGCATGCAACGGCATCTTCCGCAGGGCCGGCGATCATTTCGGGGAGTCAACGGTTCTGAATGGCATGGCGAATGCATACGTCCAACTCGGACGGCTGACCGAGGCGCTCCGCCTCTATCGCAACAGTCTCGAAATGAACCAGCGCCGTGGAGATATGCGCGCCGTCGCGATCATTCGCACCAACATCGGGGAAATCCACAAGAAGCGAAAAGACTGGGCCAGTGCCATCAGGACGTACAGCCAGGCCCTGGAGACAGCGCGTGATATCGGCGCGATGAACCTGCAACGCATTGCCAGCGAACATCTGGCCGAATGCCTTGCTGCGACCGGAAATTACAGGCAGGCGTACCAATACCAGTTGCAGCACAATGCGATTCGCGATTCGCTGTTCAACTCCGAGGTACTACATCAGATCAATTCCAAGACTCGCGCCTACGAGATTCGTGAGCGCGAACAGCAGATTGCTCTGCTCGAGGCAACGTCGAAATTGCAGGAGGAGCGTATTGCGCGCGAATCACTGCTGAGGAATTTCATCATCCTTGCAGTAATCCTGCTCACCGTTGCCGCAGTGTGGATTTTCTCCATCGCAAGAAAACGCAAACGCAGGAATGCCGAGCTGCGCTCCACCATTGCGCAACTGCACCGCACGCAGGAACAGCTGATTCACGCAGAGAAAATGGCAACGCTCGGTCGGCTTTCCACCGGTATCGCTCACGAAATCCTCAATCCGCTGAATTTCATAAACAACTTTGCGGACCTGTCTTCTGAGCTCCTCACCGAGAATGCGGTCCCGGGAGACACCCCCCTCCAGCTTTCCCGTGAAGACCTGCGGTCACTGCAGGCGAATCTGGAAAAAATCGCAGGGTATGGGCGACGCGCCGAAGGAATCGTGAAAAGCATGGTACAGCATGGGGAAGGCAGTACGGAAGCGCCGGAACCGACGGATCTCAATGCCCTGCTGCGGCGCATGCTGACCATCGCCCGCGGTGCGCAGGGCCCCGAGCCCAGGGACGTGCCCTACATCCTCAATCTCACCCTGGACGGAAACATCGCAGACCTGCCATTGCGACCGAGAGAGCTTTCGCGCGCAATCCTCAATCTGCATCAGAATGCACTCGATGCACTCGAAGAGAAAGCCGGGGAAGGAAATGCGTTCCAACCCACCATCAGCGTCAGCACCAGGCAGGAAGCGAACAGCGTCGTATTGCGCTTTCAGGACAACGGCTCCGGCATCACTGATTCCGTTCTCCCGCGCATCTTCGAACCGTTTTTCACTACGAAAAGCACCGGAAAAAATGCGGGTCTCGGCCTGTCCATCGCGTATGATATCATCGTAGAGGGTCACAATGGCAGCATACGCGCGGAAAGTACGCCGGGCACTGGTACGGAATTCATCATTACCCTGCCCCGGAATTCGTCTTGA
- a CDS encoding DUF1566 domain-containing protein, producing MQRSTRFTNLTLCTTLFLIFVSSRLFAQYDSTYFIVDSGQQKCYNNTGQMPAPSQGQAFYGQDAQHQGNQPHYVDNGDGTISDLVTGLMWVKARGSKMSWEYAQAGASFCSVGGYNDWRMPTIKELYSLIDFNGKSGTTASNSIPYIDTQYFDFAYGNTALGERIIDCQDWSSTTYVHFTMNNDTTAFGVNFADGRIKGYPKPDPMQGGRKQLYVRYVRGNASYGINNFVDNQDSTITDKATGLMWTQADSRGGMNWEEALAWVQAKNTAQYLGYSDWRLPNAKELQSIVDYTRSPSTSSSAAIDPIFYASSIGGGEYPFYWSSTTHLESAPTSSGGEYAAYVCFGRAPGWMPVPPNSSNYVLMDVHGAGAQRSDPKTGDPANFPYGHGPQGDVVRIYNYVRMVRGGNLRVPVEMSSFRATTFPGSLQVALHWRTESETNNLGFYVERKTAKGSSWERLEEGFVPGQGSTTQSSDYNWTDRVPGEGTWYYRLRQVDTDGSFSYSPSIMAAVSVLPSTLSLSIAPNPVTAGAQIQFSLERDATVTLTVHDLLGKKRVTVLDAAQLSAGWHGMTLQASALPPGMYLCRLSTAAGDQRSIRIVRTH from the coding sequence ATGCAGCGCAGTACACGTTTCACGAATCTGACCCTGTGTACCACTCTTTTCCTGATTTTCGTTTCATCACGGCTGTTTGCGCAATACGACAGTACCTACTTCATCGTGGACAGCGGACAGCAAAAATGCTACAACAATACGGGACAGATGCCGGCGCCATCCCAGGGACAGGCGTTTTACGGACAGGATGCGCAGCACCAGGGGAATCAGCCGCATTACGTGGACAACGGGGATGGAACGATCAGTGATCTGGTGACGGGATTGATGTGGGTGAAGGCGCGGGGATCCAAAATGTCATGGGAATACGCACAGGCCGGCGCGTCCTTCTGCTCTGTGGGCGGCTACAACGACTGGCGTATGCCAACGATCAAGGAGCTGTATTCCCTTATTGACTTCAACGGGAAAAGCGGCACAACGGCATCCAACTCCATTCCCTACATCGACACGCAGTATTTCGACTTTGCGTATGGAAACACCGCTCTCGGTGAGCGCATCATCGACTGTCAGGACTGGTCCTCAACTACCTATGTGCATTTCACCATGAACAATGACACGACGGCGTTCGGGGTGAATTTCGCTGATGGACGCATCAAGGGATATCCCAAACCCGATCCGATGCAGGGGGGACGCAAGCAGCTGTATGTGCGCTATGTGCGTGGGAATGCTTCGTACGGGATCAACAATTTCGTCGACAATCAGGACAGCACGATTACAGATAAGGCGACGGGACTCATGTGGACGCAGGCGGACAGCAGGGGTGGAATGAACTGGGAGGAGGCTCTGGCCTGGGTGCAGGCGAAAAATACTGCGCAGTACCTCGGGTACAGTGATTGGCGGCTCCCTAACGCCAAGGAATTGCAGAGCATTGTCGATTACACGCGGTCACCCTCAACCAGTAGCAGCGCAGCCATCGACCCCATCTTTTATGCGAGCAGCATCGGGGGCGGAGAGTATCCATTCTACTGGTCAAGCACGACGCACCTCGAAAGCGCACCGACCTCGAGCGGCGGTGAGTATGCGGCCTATGTCTGCTTTGGCCGCGCACCGGGGTGGATGCCTGTCCCGCCGAATTCATCCAATTATGTTCTGATGGATGTCCACGGTGCCGGTGCACAGCGCAGCGATCCCAAGACGGGGGACCCTGCAAACTTCCCGTACGGACATGGTCCACAGGGCGATGTTGTTCGCATATACAATTATGTTCGGATGGTGCGTGGCGGCAATCTGCGCGTGCCGGTGGAGATGTCCTCTTTCCGCGCCACGACTTTTCCGGGTTCTCTGCAGGTTGCCCTGCACTGGCGCACGGAGAGTGAAACCAATAATCTCGGTTTTTACGTCGAGAGGAAAACGGCGAAGGGTAGCAGTTGGGAGCGACTCGAGGAAGGATTCGTACCCGGTCAGGGCAGCACGACACAGAGTTCTGATTACAACTGGACCGACCGTGTCCCCGGTGAAGGGACCTGGTATTACAGGCTGCGACAGGTGGATACCGACGGGAGTTTCAGCTATTCGCCGTCCATCATGGCAGCTGTCAGCGTCCTGCCGAGCACCCTCTCACTTTCCATAGCACCAAACCCCGTCACCGCTGGGGCCCAGATCCAGTTTTCACTCGAACGTGATGCGACCGTTACCCTGACCGTGCATGACCTCCTGGGGAAAAAACGAGTGACCGTCCTTGATGCTGCACAACTCTCGGCCGGATGGCATGGCATGACGCTGCAGGCGTCCGCGCTTCCCCCCGGCATGTACCTCTGCCGTCTCAGCACCGCTGCAGGCGACCAGCGGAGTATCCGCATTGTGCGAACGCACTGA